A stretch of the Streptomyces sp. NBC_01428 genome encodes the following:
- the fxsBH gene encoding radical SAM/SPASM protein FxsBH, inactivated beta-hydroxylase extension form: MKLQQLVLKIHSRCDLACDHCYVYEHADQSWKGRPTVISEETVGRVAERLAAYAEAHELPSVSVILHGGEPLLVGPSRMRNICAELKRVITPVTTLDLRIHTNGVQLNTRHLNVFKEFGVKVSVSLDGDRSSNDRHRLDRRGRSSYERAVKGIGLLRSEEYRHLYSGLLCTVDVANDPIAVHEALVALDPPRIDYLLPHSTWDNPPPRPADAPTVYADWLLKIFDHWEQQGRTVPVRTFDSVLSTLRGGPSLTEAMGLAPSDLAVVETDGSFEQADSLKTAYDGAPATGYDVVEHSFDEFALHPGVRARQSGLAGLSDTCRSCPVVESCGGGLYAHRYSSEGAFDNPSVFCEDLRTLVDGVAERITDRALSPVVGSTDDLVWHQGELNRTLLAAAADRHRAEPDWSGVWRAFLELDGAPDVAPHLDRTLAHPYVRTALRDALHDPASAAPLAATAVAVAVRARADLELRWDHPTAALHLPALGTLTLREAGPVAVSVKAGELRVSTLWGDEFTPGEASAGWRPVPTVPLADGTLLLLDDSDPLRDCYSVPVAEPLGPSGLARFTERLRRAYVLLEERHPLERGRVHAVALTTVTPLAAGTGVRLGAHGLGAIGLAVDFEPEDLVRELPRAARLARLRALRETADLNVPGNRAGRLLDEASGELGNAAYWAGEAAEHTAALERAGRALDLLAARPAHELTATGAVLADELRAELRQAASALPTSRSGHRD; the protein is encoded by the coding sequence GTGAAGCTGCAGCAACTCGTCCTCAAGATCCATAGCAGATGCGATCTCGCCTGCGACCACTGCTATGTGTACGAGCATGCCGATCAGAGCTGGAAAGGGCGCCCGACCGTAATTTCCGAGGAAACGGTCGGAAGGGTCGCCGAGAGATTGGCGGCCTATGCGGAAGCACATGAACTCCCCTCGGTTTCCGTGATCCTTCACGGTGGCGAACCACTTCTCGTGGGCCCCTCCCGGATGAGAAACATCTGTGCGGAACTCAAACGCGTTATCACCCCGGTCACCACGCTGGACCTCCGCATTCACACCAACGGTGTGCAGCTGAACACCCGCCATCTGAATGTATTCAAAGAATTCGGCGTCAAAGTCAGCGTCTCGCTCGACGGCGACCGCTCCTCCAACGACCGCCACCGGCTCGACCGCCGCGGGCGCAGCAGTTACGAGCGGGCCGTGAAGGGCATCGGCCTGCTGCGCTCGGAGGAGTACAGGCACCTCTACAGCGGACTGTTGTGCACCGTGGACGTGGCCAACGACCCGATCGCCGTGCACGAAGCGCTGGTGGCGCTCGACCCGCCCAGGATCGACTACCTCCTTCCGCACTCCACGTGGGACAACCCTCCCCCCCGGCCCGCGGACGCTCCGACCGTGTACGCCGACTGGCTCCTGAAGATCTTCGATCACTGGGAGCAGCAGGGGCGCACCGTCCCGGTGCGGACCTTCGACTCGGTTCTCAGCACCCTGCGCGGGGGACCGAGCCTGACGGAGGCCATGGGACTCGCCCCCAGTGATCTCGCGGTCGTCGAGACCGACGGCAGCTTCGAGCAGGCCGACTCGCTGAAGACGGCATACGACGGCGCCCCCGCGACGGGTTACGACGTCGTCGAGCACAGTTTCGACGAGTTCGCGCTCCACCCCGGTGTGCGCGCGCGCCAGTCGGGCCTGGCAGGCCTCAGCGACACCTGCCGCTCGTGCCCGGTCGTGGAATCCTGCGGCGGGGGCCTCTACGCGCACCGCTACAGCAGCGAGGGCGCGTTCGACAACCCGTCCGTCTTCTGCGAAGACCTGCGCACGCTGGTCGACGGTGTGGCGGAGCGGATCACCGACCGCGCGCTGTCCCCCGTCGTGGGCAGCACGGACGACCTCGTCTGGCACCAGGGTGAGCTGAACAGGACCCTCCTGGCGGCCGCCGCCGACCGGCACCGGGCGGAGCCCGACTGGTCCGGCGTGTGGAGGGCCTTCCTGGAGCTGGACGGCGCCCCCGACGTCGCCCCCCACCTCGACAGGACTCTCGCGCACCCCTACGTCCGCACCGCGCTGAGGGACGCCCTGCACGACCCCGCCTCCGCCGCGCCGCTCGCCGCGACGGCCGTCGCCGTCGCCGTCCGCGCCCGCGCCGACCTCGAACTCCGCTGGGACCACCCCACCGCCGCACTGCACCTGCCCGCGCTGGGCACCCTCACCCTGCGGGAGGCGGGGCCCGTGGCCGTCTCGGTGAAGGCCGGCGAGCTGCGGGTGAGCACCCTCTGGGGTGACGAGTTCACCCCGGGTGAGGCTTCGGCCGGGTGGCGCCCCGTGCCCACGGTCCCCCTCGCGGACGGCACGCTGCTGCTCCTGGACGACTCCGACCCGCTCCGCGACTGCTATTCCGTGCCGGTCGCCGAGCCGCTGGGCCCCAGCGGCCTCGCCCGGTTCACCGAACGGCTGCGCCGGGCCTACGTGTTGCTGGAGGAGCGGCATCCTCTCGAGCGGGGCCGCGTCCACGCGGTGGCGCTGACCACCGTCACTCCGCTCGCCGCCGGAACGGGCGTACGGCTCGGCGCGCACGGGCTCGGCGCGATCGGCCTGGCCGTGGACTTCGAGCCCGAGGACCTGGTCAGGGAACTGCCGCGCGCCGCACGGCTGGCGCGTCTGCGGGCGCTGCGCGAGACGGCCGACCTGAACGTGCCGGGCAACCGGGCCGGCCGGCTGCTCGACGAGGCGAGCGGAGAGCTGGGCAACGCCGCGTACTGGGCCGGCGAGGCGGCCGAGCACACCGCCGCACTGGAGCGGGCCGGCCGCGCCCTCGACCTGCTGGCGGCCCGCCCCGCCCACGAACTCACCGCGACCGGTGCGGTGTTGGCGGACGAGCTGCGCGCCGAGCTGAGGCAGGCGGCGAGCGCGCTCCCTACGAGCCGGTCCGGCCACCGTGACTGA
- a CDS encoding TIR-like protein FxsC, which yields MDIPERASDNRPYFFLSYAHTPAWGPGGGDPDHWVQVLFTDLCDHIMALTDLPAGVPAGFMDREMRSGDGWPEKLSENLANCRVFVPLFSPRYFTSESCGREWFAFNERILRARATSNGAVQAIVPALWTHIDYAQLPDSVRHIHVDHAQFGDRYAANGIYGLIKLNRLRDEYEETVLGLAQRIVQIAQESPLPSSRPRPYESTPSAFKPRGEGPRRIHLTVAAPTRHSIPEHRDTRPYGEDAQDWNPYHSESTRSLPALAEELIRSLDYRITVSSFDDETTDDDLGADDTEKAGPSHPGILLVDRWALTDEERARRLKAFDASARPWISAVVPWNRTDIQCHGEEGRRLAAELERTLPLILDRGRRADCRVAVNGVPTLKAFTDVLPVVVAHATRQYLKHAEAHPPAGPAVRRPRLMGPTHPPLPEGGSDHGGEEA from the coding sequence GTGGACATACCTGAACGGGCATCGGACAACCGGCCGTACTTCTTTCTGAGTTACGCCCACACACCGGCCTGGGGGCCCGGCGGCGGGGACCCGGACCACTGGGTGCAGGTCCTCTTCACCGATCTGTGCGACCACATCATGGCCCTGACCGACCTGCCCGCGGGGGTGCCCGCCGGGTTCATGGACCGGGAGATGCGTTCGGGCGACGGGTGGCCGGAGAAACTCAGCGAGAACCTCGCCAACTGCCGTGTGTTCGTTCCGCTGTTCTCGCCGCGCTACTTCACCAGTGAGAGTTGCGGGCGGGAATGGTTCGCCTTCAACGAACGCATTCTGCGGGCCCGGGCCACCAGCAACGGCGCCGTGCAGGCGATCGTCCCGGCCCTGTGGACGCATATCGACTACGCCCAACTCCCGGATTCCGTACGGCACATCCATGTGGACCACGCCCAGTTCGGGGACCGCTACGCCGCGAACGGCATCTACGGTCTGATCAAGCTGAACCGGCTGCGTGACGAGTACGAGGAGACGGTGCTCGGCCTCGCCCAGCGGATCGTGCAGATCGCGCAGGAGTCCCCGCTGCCGTCCAGCAGACCGCGCCCCTACGAGAGCACGCCGAGCGCGTTCAAGCCGCGCGGCGAGGGACCCCGGCGGATCCATCTGACGGTGGCGGCGCCCACCCGGCACAGCATCCCCGAGCACCGGGACACCCGCCCGTACGGCGAGGACGCCCAGGACTGGAACCCGTACCACTCGGAGTCGACCCGTTCGCTGCCCGCGCTCGCCGAGGAGCTCATCCGCTCCCTCGACTACCGGATCACGGTGTCCTCGTTCGACGACGAGACCACCGACGACGACCTGGGCGCGGACGACACGGAGAAGGCGGGACCGAGCCATCCGGGCATCCTGCTCGTCGACCGCTGGGCGCTCACCGACGAGGAACGGGCCCGCAGGCTCAAGGCGTTCGACGCCAGCGCCCGGCCGTGGATCAGCGCGGTCGTCCCCTGGAACCGGACCGACATCCAGTGCCACGGCGAGGAGGGCCGGCGACTGGCGGCGGAGCTCGAACGGACGCTGCCGCTGATCCTCGACCGGGGGCGGCGCGCGGACTGCCGGGTCGCCGTCAACGGCGTGCCCACGCTGAAGGCCTTCACCGACGTACTCCCTGTCGTCGTCGCGCACGCGACCCGGCAGTACCTGAAGCACGCCGAGGCGCATCCGCCCGCGGGCCCGGCCGTCCGCCGGCCCCGTCTGATGGGCCCCACCCACCCGCCGCTGCCCGAAGGCGGATCCGACCACGGAGGAGAAGAAGCATGA
- a CDS encoding GAF domain-containing protein, translated as MTGPAHVPGRGPDPVPGLPPLLEAVLRVGTDLELRATLQRIVDAAAELTGARSAALGTTDPGRDGLVRIRTTAPDRPSAPGTAAEGAGAGPGHDAGDRHEHGADREGTGTSTTGDGDGEGEGHGDSTGPGDSRGGTGTATGAGPGAEAGAETGADADPHPAPDLCLDVPIRVGDEVFGNLYLADRSGGPFTSEDEQVVRLLATQAGIAIANARLYETARQRERWIEGAAAVTTALLTGESADDALLTVAERARLLAGAAAGVILQPTPEGGMEIVAASTHEDPDGIVGTTITPGSPVLEQLLGGEPVFIDDSATDPRMTTPVRSRFGPSMMLPLETEGRLIGTLALPRARGDRPYTRVERLLATQFASQAALALVLAGARHSRERLAVYEDRDRIARDLHDLVVQRLFATGMMLESTLRRSRAEGTVGATDAAGASKPGDGEGAEVRATLGHAVDELQSTIQEVRTAIFALQQPPADAPTTFRGKVLRETAGAGAPLGFQPSVRFTGPVEDRIPESVAGHLVAALRRALAVASRRTGVSRIEVAVDATAALPDGRPAVRLTVRDDSPAAGGGPDSPFIWQSPL; from the coding sequence ATGACCGGTCCCGCACACGTACCCGGCCGCGGGCCCGATCCCGTCCCCGGGCTCCCTCCCCTTCTCGAAGCGGTGCTGCGCGTGGGCACCGACCTCGAACTGCGCGCCACGCTCCAGCGGATCGTGGACGCGGCGGCGGAGCTGACCGGCGCCCGGTCCGCGGCCCTCGGCACGACGGACCCGGGCCGGGACGGCCTGGTCCGCATCCGCACGACGGCGCCCGACCGGCCCTCGGCCCCCGGAACGGCCGCCGAGGGCGCCGGCGCCGGCCCCGGGCACGACGCCGGCGACCGGCACGAGCACGGCGCCGACCGCGAAGGCACCGGCACCAGCACCACCGGCGACGGCGACGGCGAAGGTGAAGGACACGGCGACAGCACCGGCCCCGGCGACAGCCGCGGCGGGACCGGAACGGCCACCGGGGCGGGCCCCGGGGCCGAGGCGGGCGCCGAAACCGGGGCCGACGCCGACCCGCACCCCGCCCCCGACCTCTGTCTGGACGTCCCCATCCGTGTCGGTGACGAGGTGTTCGGGAACCTCTACCTCGCGGACCGGTCCGGCGGCCCCTTCACCTCGGAGGACGAGCAGGTGGTCCGGCTCCTCGCCACCCAGGCCGGGATCGCGATCGCCAACGCCCGGCTGTACGAGACGGCCCGGCAGCGCGAACGCTGGATCGAGGGCGCCGCCGCCGTCACCACGGCCCTGCTCACCGGGGAGAGCGCCGACGACGCGCTGCTGACGGTCGCCGAGCGGGCCCGGCTCCTCGCGGGTGCGGCGGCCGGGGTGATCCTCCAGCCCACCCCGGAGGGCGGGATGGAGATCGTGGCCGCCTCCACGCACGAGGACCCGGACGGCATCGTCGGGACCACCATCACGCCCGGCAGCCCGGTCCTCGAACAACTCCTGGGCGGGGAGCCGGTGTTCATCGACGACTCGGCGACCGACCCGCGGATGACGACGCCGGTGCGCTCCCGGTTCGGGCCGAGCATGATGCTGCCCCTGGAGACCGAGGGCCGGCTCATCGGCACGCTGGCCCTGCCGCGCGCCCGGGGCGACCGCCCCTACACCCGGGTCGAACGTCTGCTGGCCACCCAGTTCGCCTCGCAGGCCGCGCTCGCACTCGTCCTCGCCGGTGCCCGGCACAGCCGGGAGCGCCTCGCGGTCTACGAGGACCGCGACCGCATCGCCCGCGACCTGCACGACCTGGTCGTCCAACGCCTGTTCGCCACCGGCATGATGCTGGAGTCCACGCTGCGCCGGAGCCGGGCGGAGGGGACCGTCGGCGCGACGGACGCGGCGGGGGCGAGCAAGCCGGGGGACGGCGAGGGCGCGGAGGTGCGGGCGACGCTCGGGCACGCCGTCGACGAGCTGCAGTCCACGATCCAGGAGGTCCGCACCGCGATCTTCGCCCTCCAGCAGCCGCCCGCCGACGCGCCCACCACCTTCCGCGGCAAGGTGCTGCGCGAGACGGCGGGCGCGGGAGCCCCGCTCGGTTTCCAGCCGTCCGTCCGGTTCACCGGCCCCGTCGAGGACCGGATCCCGGAGTCCGTCGCCGGACACCTCGTCGCCGCCCTGCGCCGCGCCCTCGCCGTCGCCTCACGGCGCACCGGGGTCTCCCGGATCGAGGTCGCCGTCGACGCGACGGCCGCCCTGCCGGACGGCAGGCCCGCCGTGCGGCTCACCGTCCGGGACGACTCCCCGGCGGCCGGCGGCGGCCCGGACTCTCCGTTCATCTGGCAGTCACCGCTGTGA
- the fxsT gene encoding FxSxx-COOH system tetratricopeptide repeat protein, translated as MTAVQDGRIITFYSYKGGTGRTMALANTAWILAANGRRVLAVDWDLEAPGLHRFFHPFLDPNALAATTGVIDIINEYAWAATTGTQRSGEWHRDYARVEQHAISLTPERLGLRFQEGGSLDFLSAGRQDRSYSASVSSFEWDNFYERLGGGLFLDALRDDMRSSYDYVLIDSRTGLSDNADICTIQMPDVLVDCFTLSDQSLDGAAAVARSVEDGYRKRPIRVLPVPMRIDEGEKEKVDAGRALARLKFDGLPKGLGGEEMAGEELTAYWGAVEIPYRPYYAYEETLATVGDESGIANSLLSAFERLTAVITDGTVTALPPVPEPVRLRCRDAFLRRRPISTAADVVIAYTAENRVWADWIESLLKRAGCRVTPHDVASGPVDRPDPATRTLVLLSKAFRKSRHADPLWRALTDAEDEAPHDAAHGSVVPVRVDEVHLPQSYLDRNPVDLHRLDEAQCVGALLGALELPGRPVEPGAAGPRFPGSTPAIWSAPQRNNTFTGRDVILDRVRDQLGGGISVVLPQPQALYGLGGVGKTQVALEYVHRFMADYDLVWWISAEDPGNVVSSLAELAARIGAPSGEDINLASQEAVQMLARGAPTKRWILIFDNADDPARLTRFFPAGGGGHILVTSRNQAWAQQGASLPIDVFLREESVEHLTRRASGLTVEEADRVATAVGDLPLAVEQAAAWLAETATPIEDYLRQLAEQTTEVLDLNQPADYPQTVAATWNISIARLRERSPASVRLLQLCAFLAAEPISSHLLYSKEMIDALRPYDPALQESLLLGRVIREIGRFALAKVDQVSNSIQVHRLVQAVIRSQLTEEEQRQARHVVHTVLAGCRPDGDEPIDDPETWPRFAVIWPHLAASDARNCTDSATRRLLIDRVRYLWKRGEFPGAQALAEELLAHWEPILGEDDVQFLYLRCQLGNVLRSQGRYVEARDINTALLERQQRVLGPTHPHTYVTMSGLASDLAALGVYESAVDYAREAHEGFRQIFHESHRRTLSAANNLALALRMVGRYGEARVLDQETFDRRTEVLGPDHPYTLASAARLGRDLREVGRYGESVSLLSRAYDAHKRILGKDFPGTLSCAKSLAVSLRRAGEFEDARRLTTATRAQYRQQYEAPTPDSLACDLNMAADLFAADEREAAREVARDALTEYMKVPGEAHPYTQAALNNLGIFHWGCGDAEEAEKVFRKVLRRMGEVLGEKHPHTLFTGVNYANVLADQGRLEEARDLEEKAMVTLRTVLGPHHPETLAVVANAGLTLAALGRRDEARRLREEALSELRALLGEENGLTRVAADDRRIYRDLEPLAV; from the coding sequence ATGACGGCCGTGCAGGACGGACGGATCATCACCTTCTACTCGTACAAGGGAGGCACGGGCCGCACCATGGCCCTGGCCAACACGGCCTGGATCCTCGCCGCCAACGGCAGGCGCGTCCTCGCCGTCGACTGGGACCTGGAGGCTCCCGGCCTGCACCGCTTCTTCCATCCCTTCCTCGACCCCAACGCGCTCGCGGCCACCACCGGCGTCATCGACATCATCAACGAGTACGCGTGGGCCGCGACCACCGGAACCCAGCGCTCCGGCGAGTGGCACCGGGACTACGCGCGGGTCGAGCAGCACGCCATCTCCCTGACGCCCGAGCGCCTCGGACTGCGCTTCCAGGAGGGCGGCTCGCTCGACTTCCTCTCCGCCGGCCGCCAGGACCGCTCGTACTCGGCGAGCGTGTCCTCCTTCGAGTGGGACAACTTCTACGAACGGCTCGGCGGCGGTCTCTTCCTCGACGCCCTGCGCGACGACATGCGGTCCTCCTACGACTACGTGCTGATCGACAGCCGTACCGGGCTCTCCGACAACGCCGACATCTGCACCATCCAGATGCCCGACGTGCTGGTGGACTGCTTCACGCTCAGCGACCAGTCCCTCGACGGCGCGGCGGCCGTCGCCCGCAGCGTCGAGGACGGCTACCGCAAGCGGCCCATCCGGGTCCTGCCGGTGCCGATGCGCATCGACGAGGGCGAGAAGGAGAAGGTGGACGCCGGCCGGGCGCTGGCCCGTCTGAAGTTCGACGGACTGCCCAAGGGGCTCGGCGGCGAGGAGATGGCGGGCGAGGAGCTGACCGCCTACTGGGGTGCCGTCGAGATCCCGTACCGCCCGTACTACGCCTACGAGGAGACCCTCGCGACCGTCGGCGACGAGAGCGGCATCGCCAACTCGCTGCTGTCCGCCTTCGAGCGGCTCACCGCGGTCATCACGGACGGCACGGTGACCGCCCTGCCGCCGGTGCCGGAGCCGGTGCGGCTGCGCTGCCGGGACGCCTTCCTCAGGCGGCGGCCGATCTCCACCGCGGCGGACGTGGTCATCGCGTACACGGCGGAGAACCGCGTGTGGGCGGACTGGATCGAGTCGCTCCTCAAGCGGGCCGGCTGCCGCGTCACCCCGCACGACGTCGCGTCCGGCCCCGTCGACCGCCCGGACCCGGCGACCCGCACCCTCGTGCTGCTGTCCAAGGCGTTCCGCAAGTCCCGGCACGCCGACCCCCTCTGGCGCGCCCTGACGGACGCCGAGGACGAGGCCCCGCACGACGCGGCGCACGGCAGCGTCGTCCCCGTCCGGGTGGACGAGGTGCACCTCCCGCAGTCCTACCTCGACCGCAATCCGGTCGACCTGCACCGGCTCGACGAGGCCCAGTGCGTCGGCGCGCTCCTCGGCGCCCTGGAACTGCCGGGCCGGCCTGTCGAACCGGGCGCGGCGGGGCCCCGGTTCCCGGGCAGCACCCCGGCCATCTGGAGCGCGCCGCAGCGGAACAACACCTTCACCGGCCGTGACGTCATCCTCGACCGGGTCCGCGACCAGCTCGGCGGCGGCATCTCCGTCGTGCTGCCGCAGCCGCAGGCGCTGTACGGCCTCGGCGGCGTCGGCAAGACCCAGGTGGCGCTGGAGTACGTGCACCGGTTCATGGCCGACTACGACCTGGTGTGGTGGATCTCCGCGGAGGACCCCGGCAACGTCGTCTCCTCGCTCGCCGAACTCGCCGCCCGCATCGGCGCGCCCAGCGGCGAGGACATCAACCTGGCCAGCCAGGAGGCCGTGCAGATGCTGGCCCGCGGGGCGCCGACCAAGCGGTGGATCCTGATCTTCGACAACGCCGACGACCCGGCCCGCCTCACCCGCTTCTTCCCGGCCGGTGGCGGCGGCCACATCCTCGTCACCTCCCGCAACCAGGCGTGGGCGCAGCAGGGCGCCTCCCTGCCCATCGACGTGTTCCTGCGCGAGGAGAGCGTCGAGCACCTCACCCGGCGCGCCTCCGGGCTGACCGTGGAGGAGGCCGACCGGGTCGCGACGGCGGTCGGTGACCTGCCCCTGGCCGTCGAGCAGGCGGCGGCCTGGCTCGCGGAGACGGCCACCCCGATCGAGGACTACCTGCGCCAGCTCGCCGAACAGACCACCGAGGTCCTGGACCTCAACCAGCCCGCGGACTATCCGCAGACGGTGGCCGCGACCTGGAACATCTCCATAGCCAGGCTCCGCGAACGGTCCCCGGCGTCGGTGCGGCTGCTCCAGCTGTGCGCGTTCCTGGCCGCCGAGCCGATCTCCTCGCACCTGCTCTACAGCAAGGAGATGATCGACGCCCTCAGGCCGTACGACCCGGCGCTCCAGGAGAGCCTGCTGCTGGGCCGGGTGATCCGGGAGATCGGCCGGTTCGCGCTCGCCAAGGTCGACCAGGTCAGCAACAGCATCCAGGTCCACCGGCTGGTGCAGGCCGTGATCCGGTCGCAGCTCACCGAGGAGGAGCAGCGGCAGGCCCGGCACGTGGTACACACGGTCCTCGCGGGCTGCCGGCCCGACGGCGACGAACCGATCGACGACCCGGAGACCTGGCCGCGCTTCGCGGTCATCTGGCCGCATCTTGCGGCCTCGGACGCCCGCAACTGCACCGACTCCGCCACCCGCAGGCTCCTCATCGACCGCGTCCGCTATCTGTGGAAGCGCGGCGAGTTCCCCGGTGCGCAGGCGCTCGCCGAGGAGCTCCTCGCCCACTGGGAGCCGATCCTCGGCGAGGACGACGTGCAGTTCCTGTACCTGCGCTGCCAGCTCGGCAACGTCCTGCGGTCCCAGGGCCGCTACGTGGAGGCCCGGGACATCAACACGGCGCTCCTGGAGCGCCAGCAGCGCGTCCTCGGGCCCACGCACCCGCACACGTACGTCACCATGTCCGGCCTCGCCAGCGACCTCGCGGCACTCGGGGTGTACGAGTCGGCGGTGGACTACGCGCGCGAGGCGCACGAAGGGTTCCGGCAGATCTTCCACGAGTCGCACCGCCGCACCCTGAGCGCCGCCAACAACCTCGCGCTGGCGCTGCGCATGGTCGGCCGGTACGGCGAGGCCCGCGTCCTCGACCAGGAGACCTTCGACCGCCGCACCGAGGTCCTCGGCCCGGACCATCCGTACACGCTCGCCTCGGCGGCCCGCCTCGGCCGCGACCTGCGCGAGGTCGGCCGCTACGGCGAGTCGGTCTCCCTCCTCTCCCGCGCCTACGACGCCCACAAGCGCATCCTCGGCAAGGATTTCCCGGGCACGCTGAGCTGCGCCAAGTCCCTCGCGGTGTCGCTGCGGCGGGCGGGCGAGTTCGAGGACGCCCGCCGGCTCACGACGGCGACGCGCGCGCAGTACCGGCAGCAGTACGAGGCGCCGACGCCGGACTCGCTGGCCTGCGACCTCAACATGGCGGCGGACCTGTTCGCGGCGGACGAGCGGGAGGCGGCGCGCGAGGTGGCCCGGGACGCCCTCACGGAGTACATGAAGGTGCCGGGCGAGGCCCACCCGTACACCCAGGCGGCGCTGAACAACCTGGGGATCTTCCACTGGGGCTGCGGCGACGCCGAGGAGGCGGAGAAGGTGTTCCGCAAGGTGCTGCGGCGGATGGGCGAGGTCCTCGGCGAGAAGCACCCCCACACCCTGTTCACGGGCGTCAACTACGCCAACGTCCTCGCCGACCAGGGCCGGCTGGAGGAGGCCCGCGACCTGGAGGAGAAGGCGATGGTGACCCTCCGTACGGTGCTCGGCCCGCACCACCCGGAGACCCTCGCGGTCGTCGCGAACGCGGGCCTCACCCTGGCCGCGCTCGGCCGCCGTGACGAGGCCCGCCGGCTGCGCGAGGAGGCCCTGTCGGAGCTGCGCGCGCTGCTCGGCGAGGAGAACGGCCTGACCCGCGTCGCCGCGGACGACCGCCGCATCTACCGGGACCTGGAACCGCTGGCGGTGTGA
- a CDS encoding AAC(3) family N-acetyltransferase, with protein sequence MVHASLGGSGLRAAAVRDALLDALGPDGTLVVPAFSPENSFTSRAYQELTAGMTEEEERAFRASRPPFDVPTTPCPTMGVLAECVRTTPGAARSTHPHTSLAGLGPRSAELLGVHDPDCHLGERSPLGALYAAGAHVLLFRVGFEVCSAFHLAEYRLRPTPPLRSYSCVIGRPGHWISYEDITLYDGDFGAIGARLPRDLPVEREMAGRAVRLFGMREAVDLAGVQMSGYRQGLT encoded by the coding sequence ATGGTGCACGCCTCCCTCGGCGGCAGTGGCCTGCGGGCCGCCGCGGTGCGGGACGCGCTGCTCGACGCGCTCGGTCCGGACGGCACCCTCGTCGTGCCCGCGTTCTCGCCGGAGAACTCGTTCACCTCGCGGGCCTACCAGGAGCTCACGGCGGGGATGACCGAGGAGGAGGAGCGGGCGTTCCGCGCGTCACGGCCACCGTTCGACGTCCCGACCACGCCCTGCCCGACGATGGGCGTGCTCGCCGAGTGCGTCCGCACCACGCCGGGCGCCGCCCGCAGCACCCACCCGCACACCTCACTGGCCGGACTCGGCCCGCGGTCGGCCGAGTTGCTCGGCGTCCACGACCCGGACTGCCACCTCGGCGAACGCTCCCCGCTCGGCGCGCTCTACGCGGCCGGCGCCCATGTCCTGCTGTTCCGGGTGGGGTTCGAGGTGTGCAGCGCGTTCCACCTCGCCGAGTACCGGCTGCGGCCGACGCCACCGCTCCGCTCGTACTCCTGTGTGATCGGGCGGCCCGGTCACTGGATCTCGTACGAGGACATCACCCTGTACGACGGGGACTTCGGGGCGATCGGGGCGCGGCTGCCGCGTGATCTCCCGGTGGAACGGGAAATGGCGGGGAGAGCGGTGCGGCTCTTCGGGATGCGGGAGGCCGTCGATCTCGCCGGGGTCCAGATGTCTGGATATCGCCAGGGATTGACGTGA